A single genomic interval of Devosia oryziradicis harbors:
- the rpoC gene encoding DNA-directed RNA polymerase subunit beta' yields the protein MNHHSHVMDPFNPAVPVQTFDQMKISIASPEKILSWSYGEIKKPETINYRTFKPERDGLFCARIFGPVKDYECLCGKYKRMKFKGVICEKCGVEVTLSRVRRERMGHIELAAPVAHIWFLKSLPSRIALLLDMTLKDIERILYFENYVVLDAGLTPFTTHELLTEEQYLDAQDEYGADSFTAKIGAEAIRDILLALDLEKIAADLRVEIAESTTELKPKKLAKRLKIVEQFIVSGNKPEWMIMTVIPVIPPELRPLVPLDGGRFATSDLNDLYRRVINRNNRLKRLIELRAPDIIIRNEKRMLQEAVDALFDNGRRGRTITGANKRPLKSLSDMLKGKQGRFRQNLLGKRVDYSGRSVITVGPNLKLHQCGLPKKMALELFKPFIYSRLEAKGFSSTVKQAKKLVEKEKPEVWDILDEVIREHPVLLNRAPTLHRLGIQAFEPILIEGKAIRLHPLVCSAFNADFDGDQMAVHVPLSLEAQLEARVLMMSTNNILHPANGQPIIVPSQDIVLGLYYLSLMNEGEPGQGMAFASYAELEHALDNKVVTLHTKIKGRVTAFDENGNETTEIVETTPGRMLIGQILPKNPAVPFSTANQLMTKKMISKMIDTVYRGCGQKETVIFCDRVMQLGFKNACDAGISFGKDDMVIPASKYTIVEAARKQVEEFEQQYNDGLITQGEKYNKVVDAWAKCGDKVAEEMMDAIRKVQIDEETGRQKPINSVYMMSHSGARGSPAQMKQLAGMRGLMARPDGSIIETPITANFKEGLNVLEYFNSTHGARKGLADTALKTANSGYLTRRLVDVAQDAIIVSADCGTERGLTMEPIVDAGQVVASIGQRVLGRTAADDIFHPLTGDIIATKGTLLEEKHVDIIEEARIQSIRIRSPLTCDMRQGTCAACYGRDLARGTPVNMGEAVGVIAAQSIGEPGTQLTMRTFHIGGTAQVVDSSFLEAGAEGKIAIRNPNLAKVEGGKLVVMARNVSLAILDAEGKERATHKVTYGSKLLVKEGDQVRRGQRLAEWDPYTRPVLAEVEGEVVFEDLVDGASVAENTDEATGFTKRVVIDWRGNQRGEGLKPAIAIARGGAVQKVERGGDARYLLSVDAVIAVEPGEKVSPGDVLARIPLESAKTKDITGGLPRVAELFEARRPKDHAIIAEIDGTIRFGRDYKNKRRVIIEPTEEGADPVEYLIPKGKPFHLQEGDAIEKGEYILDGNPAPHDILAIKGVEELARYLVNEIQEVYRLQGVLINDKHIEVIVRQMLQKVEIVDPGDSGLLKDEQLDKLDFDELNDALVSEGKKPATANPVLLGITKASLQTRSFISAASFQETTRVLTEAAVSGKADLLEGLKENVIVGRLIPAGTGAGISSARLIASKRDDLILDERRRQASTVQIPAPAAE from the coding sequence TCATGGACCCGTTCAACCCGGCCGTCCCGGTGCAGACCTTCGACCAGATGAAGATCTCCATCGCGAGCCCTGAGAAGATTCTCAGCTGGTCCTATGGCGAGATCAAGAAGCCCGAGACGATCAACTATCGTACGTTCAAGCCCGAACGCGATGGCCTGTTCTGCGCGCGCATCTTCGGCCCTGTGAAGGACTATGAGTGCCTGTGCGGCAAGTACAAGCGGATGAAGTTCAAGGGCGTCATCTGCGAAAAGTGCGGTGTGGAAGTCACCCTGAGCCGCGTCCGTCGCGAGCGCATGGGCCATATCGAACTGGCCGCCCCGGTCGCCCACATCTGGTTCCTGAAGTCCCTGCCTTCCCGTATCGCGCTGCTGCTCGATATGACGCTCAAGGACATCGAGCGCATCCTGTATTTCGAGAACTACGTCGTTCTCGATGCCGGCCTGACCCCGTTCACGACGCATGAGCTGCTGACCGAAGAGCAGTATCTCGACGCCCAGGACGAGTATGGTGCCGACAGCTTCACCGCCAAGATCGGCGCCGAAGCCATCCGCGACATCCTGCTCGCCCTCGATCTCGAGAAGATCGCGGCCGACCTGCGCGTGGAAATTGCCGAGTCCACCACGGAACTTAAGCCGAAGAAGCTCGCCAAGCGCCTCAAGATCGTCGAGCAGTTCATCGTGTCGGGCAACAAGCCCGAATGGATGATCATGACCGTCATTCCGGTCATTCCGCCCGAGCTGCGCCCGCTGGTGCCGCTGGATGGTGGCCGCTTCGCGACGTCGGATCTCAACGACCTCTACCGCCGCGTGATCAACCGCAACAACCGCCTGAAGCGCCTGATCGAGCTGCGCGCGCCTGACATCATCATCCGCAACGAAAAGCGCATGCTGCAGGAAGCCGTGGACGCGCTGTTCGACAACGGCCGCCGTGGCCGCACCATCACCGGTGCGAACAAGCGTCCGCTGAAGTCGCTCAGTGACATGCTCAAGGGCAAGCAGGGCCGGTTCCGTCAGAACCTGCTCGGCAAGCGCGTCGACTATTCGGGTCGTTCGGTCATCACCGTGGGCCCGAACCTCAAGCTGCACCAGTGCGGTCTGCCCAAGAAGATGGCGCTCGAGCTGTTCAAGCCGTTCATCTATTCGCGCCTCGAAGCCAAGGGCTTCAGCTCGACGGTGAAGCAGGCCAAGAAGCTGGTCGAGAAGGAAAAGCCCGAGGTCTGGGATATCCTTGACGAAGTGATCCGCGAGCATCCGGTTCTGCTGAACCGTGCTCCGACGCTGCACCGTCTGGGCATCCAGGCGTTCGAGCCGATCCTGATCGAAGGCAAGGCAATCCGTCTGCACCCGCTCGTCTGCTCGGCCTTCAACGCCGACTTCGACGGCGACCAGATGGCCGTGCACGTCCCGCTGTCGCTCGAAGCGCAGCTGGAAGCGCGCGTGCTGATGATGTCGACCAACAACATCCTGCACCCCGCCAACGGTCAGCCGATCATCGTGCCGAGCCAGGACATCGTTCTGGGCCTCTACTATCTCTCGCTGATGAACGAGGGTGAGCCGGGGCAGGGCATGGCGTTTGCTTCCTATGCGGAACTCGAACACGCGCTCGACAACAAGGTCGTGACTCTTCACACCAAGATCAAAGGCCGCGTGACCGCGTTCGACGAAAACGGCAACGAGACGACCGAGATCGTGGAGACCACCCCCGGTCGTATGCTGATCGGCCAGATCCTGCCGAAGAACCCGGCGGTGCCCTTCTCGACGGCCAACCAGCTGATGACCAAGAAGATGATCTCCAAGATGATCGACACGGTCTACCGTGGCTGCGGTCAGAAAGAGACCGTGATCTTCTGCGACCGCGTCATGCAGCTCGGCTTCAAGAATGCGTGCGATGCCGGCATTTCGTTCGGCAAGGACGACATGGTTATCCCGGCCTCCAAGTACACGATCGTGGAAGCCGCCCGTAAGCAGGTCGAAGAGTTCGAGCAGCAGTACAATGACGGCCTGATCACTCAGGGCGAAAAGTACAACAAGGTCGTCGACGCCTGGGCCAAGTGCGGTGACAAGGTCGCCGAAGAGATGATGGACGCGATCCGCAAGGTGCAGATCGACGAGGAGACCGGTCGTCAGAAGCCGATCAACTCGGTCTACATGATGTCCCACTCGGGCGCTCGTGGTTCACCGGCCCAGATGAAGCAGCTTGCCGGCATGCGCGGCCTGATGGCTCGTCCGGACGGCTCGATCATCGAGACCCCGATCACGGCTAACTTCAAGGAAGGCCTCAACGTTCTCGAGTACTTCAACTCCACCCACGGCGCCCGCAAGGGTCTCGCGGATACGGCGTTGAAGACCGCGAACTCGGGTTACCTCACTCGTCGCCTGGTGGACGTGGCACAGGACGCGATCATCGTGTCGGCTGACTGCGGCACCGAGCGTGGCCTGACCATGGAGCCGATCGTCGATGCGGGCCAGGTTGTGGCGTCCATCGGCCAGCGTGTGCTGGGCCGTACGGCCGCCGACGACATCTTCCACCCGCTGACTGGCGACATCATCGCCACCAAGGGTACGCTGCTGGAAGAAAAGCATGTGGACATCATCGAGGAAGCCCGGATCCAGTCGATCCGCATCCGCTCCCCGCTGACCTGCGACATGCGCCAGGGCACCTGCGCGGCCTGCTATGGCCGTGACCTTGCTCGCGGTACGCCCGTGAACATGGGTGAAGCTGTGGGCGTTATCGCTGCGCAGTCGATCGGTGAGCCCGGTACTCAGCTCACCATGCGTACGTTCCACATCGGTGGCACTGCACAGGTGGTCGACTCCTCGTTCCTGGAAGCGGGCGCGGAAGGCAAGATCGCCATCCGTAACCCCAACCTGGCCAAGGTCGAAGGCGGCAAGCTGGTCGTCATGGCCCGTAACGTGTCGCTGGCCATTCTTGACGCCGAAGGCAAGGAACGCGCCACCCACAAGGTGACCTACGGCTCCAAGCTGCTCGTCAAGGAAGGCGATCAGGTTCGCCGCGGCCAGCGTCTGGCCGAATGGGACCCCTATACCCGCCCGGTTCTCGCCGAAGTCGAGGGCGAGGTGGTGTTCGAGGACCTGGTCGACGGTGCTTCGGTTGCCGAAAACACCGACGAGGCGACGGGCTTCACCAAGCGCGTGGTCATCGACTGGCGCGGCAACCAGCGTGGCGAGGGCCTAAAGCCCGCAATCGCCATTGCCCGTGGCGGCGCCGTCCAGAAGGTGGAACGTGGTGGCGACGCCCGTTACCTGCTTTCGGTTGACGCGGTTATCGCTGTCGAGCCAGGCGAGAAGGTTTCGCCAGGTGACGTGCTGGCCCGTATCCCGCTGGAAAGCGCCAAGACCAAGGACATCACCGGCGGTCTGCCGCGTGTGGCCGAGCTGTTCGAAGCGCGTCGTCCGAAGGATCACGCCATCATCGCCGAGATCGATGGTACCATCCGCTTCGGCCGCGACTACAAGAACAAGCGTCGCGTCATCATCGAGCCGACCGAGGAAGGTGCAGATCCGGTCGAGTACCTGATCCCCAAGGGCAAGCCGTTCCACCTGCAGGAAGGCGACGCCATTGAAAAGGGCGAGTACATCCTCGACGGCAACCCGGCGCCGCATGACATTCTGGCCATCAAGGGCGTGGAAGAGCTTGCTCGTTACCTCGTCAATGAAATCCAGGAGGTCTATCGTCTCCAGGGCGTGCTGATCAACGACAAGCACATCGAGGTGATCGTTCGCCAGATGCTGCAGAAGGTCGAGATCGTGGATCCAGGTGA